TGGCATTACTCGCCGCAGCTTCGTGCTGACTATACGCCCGGTCGCCGATGCTCCGCGGATCTCCGAATTGGCTTCGGTGGTCTTGCCTGAGGATTCGTTGTTAGAGGGAATCGAGTTCACAGTGAGCGATCCTGATACTCCGCTCAATCAGCTTCAGGTAGAGGTCTCCAGCGACAACTCTGAGTTGCTGCCTGCGGCAAACTTGGTCGTGACGGGAACCGAGGCTTCCCGGCGACTCCGGCTCGTGCCGGTTGCGGATCGTTCCGGCTCGGCCAACGTAACTATTCTTGTGCGTGATCTGGAAGGAGCCCAGGCCAGCACCCAGTTCACCGTCACTGTGACCCCGGTCAACGACGCTCCGGAAATCGCTCCGATCGCCAATCTGGAGGGGCTCGAAGACCAGGTGGGACTGGGTGTGGACGTGACGTTATCGGATCGGGACGATCAGCCCTCGGTGCTCCGAGTGGTGGGGCGTTCCCAGAACCAGGCTCTGCTTCCTGATGCAGGCATCACGGTGACCGGAACTGGCTTGCAGCGGCGTCTCAACCTCTCGCCTCGTGCCGATCGCTTCGGTCAGGCGCGTGTCTTTGTGAGTGTGTATGATGCGAATGGAGACATCGCGACCACCTTCTTTGATGTGACACTGCGACCGGTCAATGATGCCCCCACTCTCGATGCTCCCAAGGACATCACCTTGGCCTTCCTCTCCTCCCCTGCGCGTATCCCGCTCACCGGTTTGGGGGCGGGTGGCTTCGAGGAAGTGCAGGGACTTTCCTTGTCGGTCAGTTCGGCCAATCCCACGCTCCTGCCCACCCCTGAGATCCAATATGTTGGCGGTGACAATCGGGCCACGCTCGTGCTCTCTCCCGTCGTGGGCGCGTTTGGTGAATCGCGGGTGACCATTACGGTTCAGGACGATGGCCCCCTGGATCTGGGGGGAGCTAACACCACGGTTCGATCCTTTTTAGTGAACGTGTTGCGCTTGCCTCGACTCACGGCGGTACGAAGTCCGCGCCCCGCGCTGATCCTGACCTGGCCAGGTTGGGCGACGGACTACGTTCTCGAGACGCGGCTCGCTACCGAAACGGCTTGGAGCCAGGTTCCCGACCGTGTCTCCAAGGTGGGCGAGGAGTTTCGCGTCCAGTTGGACATCGCCCGGCCTACCCGCTACTTCCGGCTCAGGCGCATCGAATGACCCGACCCGGGCCTAAACCCTACTGAGCGCTAGCTCGCCTGCAGCTTTGACTTGACCCGCCGGGCCATCCAGGCGAGTCCCAGGGTGGAAAATCCCAGGAGAGCGGCGGTCGTCCCGGCTTCGGGCACGTTCTGCACCACTCGCAGATTATCGTGAGTATTTCGGGGTTTGAGCACGATGCATTGAGGGTCGGACTGGGCCGTTGCGTTGGTGGCGGCTAAGGTGGCGATGCTCAATCCTAGGATGCACAGACTGCGTTTCATGTGTGAGTACGGGAGTTGTCGTGTTGGTCCTCGGGATTTCCATGGCGCCAGCCCGCTGGCCAGAGAAGTTCTGCTGGGTGCGGCCGACGCTCAGTGAGGATTCCCTCGGATGGAGCACTGTGCCATCGAAGTGAGGGATCGGCTAGACGGGGAGTTCCCGGCCGTGGCCTCGGGGAATCCCCGGTTAGGGTTAGGGCTGCTTGCCGGAGTGGGCTCGCAGGAGGAAGGTGGGGAGTTCGCCCTTGCCCTTGATGAGAATGGGGCCTCGGGCTTCGAACTGAAACAGGCCTCCCAGCTTGAGCTTGGTGGCCTCGCTGACCTGAATCTCACCGGGTTGGCCGTGGGATTCCATGCGGCTTGCCAGGTTCACCGTGTCGCCCCACAAATCATAGCTGAACTTGCGCCGGCCAATGATCCCGGCGACGACGGGGCCTGAGTGAATACCGACTCGGATGGCGAGTTGCGTGCCGTGGACACGGTTGAAATCGTGAATGGCTTCCCCCATGGCCAATCCCATGCGGGCGACACGCTCGGCGTGATTGGCGCAGGGAAGGGGCACCCCCCCCACCACCATGTAACTGTCGCCAATGGTCTTGATCTTCTCCAGGCCGATGGTTTCCGCGAGACGGTCGAAGGCCGAGAACACCTCGTTGAGCAATTCCACCAGTTTAGGAGCGGGGGTTTGCTCGCTGAGCTTGGTAAAATTGACTAGATCGGCGAACAGCACGGTGACATCCGGAAAGCTCTCGGCGATGGTTTCCTCGCCCTGCTTGAGGCGTTCCGCGATGGCGGCGGGCAGAACGTTCAATAACAGGCGCTCGGACTTTTCTCGTTCCGTGCTGAGCTGCTGGAGAAATGCCTGCTCCTGGTCGCGGAGGCGCTTTTTTTCCAGCCCCGCAGCAATGCGCGTTCGAAGGAGCAGGGGATTGAACGGTTTGGGGAGAAAGTCCTCAGCCCCGAGTTCCACACAGCGAACCACATTGTCCATGTCGGTGGTGCCGCTCAGCACAATGACCGGGATGTTCTGCCAGGCCTCGTTGGCCTTCATCTCTTCCAGAAGCTCATAGCCGTTGATCTCGGGGAGCAGCAGATCGAGCAAAACCAGATCGATGTTCGAGTGCTTGAGAATGTCCATGGCCTGCGCCCCGTCCTCAGCGATCGAGAGGTTGTAATCCAGGTTCTGCAGCAGCATCGCGACCAGATCGCGAATCTCGGGTTCATCCTCCACCACCAGCAGGTTGGTGGCTTGGCGGGTGGCCGAAGATTCCGCCAGCATTCGTTTCTCGGCTTCCGTTTTGTTCGCCGCCAGCCACTTGAGTAGAAAGCGGGTCCCTTTGCTGGGTTGAGCGGGCTGAGGCGCGAGGGTTGCCTGGGCAGGAGTCACCTGGGTGAGT
The window above is part of the Verrucomicrobiales bacterium genome. Proteins encoded here:
- a CDS encoding response regulator — encoded protein: MSSEPQSNPSGDLPLLPEPAPAPTHQDTFFLSRGRLLMEAPLVELAGLAEQIMAQAEALGHPQLVPEFRGLRDRANALRAELTQVTPAQATLAPQPAQPSKGTRFLLKWLAANKTEAEKRMLAESSATRQATNLLVVEDEPEIRDLVAMLLQNLDYNLSIAEDGAQAMDILKHSNIDLVLLDLLLPEINGYELLEEMKANEAWQNIPVIVLSGTTDMDNVVRCVELGAEDFLPKPFNPLLLRTRIAAGLEKKRLRDQEQAFLQQLSTEREKSERLLLNVLPAAIAERLKQGEETIAESFPDVTVLFADLVNFTKLSEQTPAPKLVELLNEVFSAFDRLAETIGLEKIKTIGDSYMVVGGVPLPCANHAERVARMGLAMGEAIHDFNRVHGTQLAIRVGIHSGPVVAGIIGRRKFSYDLWGDTVNLASRMESHGQPGEIQVSEATKLKLGGLFQFEARGPILIKGKGELPTFLLRAHSGKQP